Proteins found in one Oncorhynchus tshawytscha isolate Ot180627B linkage group LG25, Otsh_v2.0, whole genome shotgun sequence genomic segment:
- the eef2k gene encoding eukaryotic elongation factor 2 kinase isoform X1 codes for MEDELIFSMDEVGSAQRNPLQQRTPDQRAPALSNAYDSDEDDYYICPITDDPVSQAEDICGYLKNLVHSKQLSNSPQNSFSYKNETEKETPQQSVGFGAFSDNARAVWKRAIEKAKAMPDPWAEFHLEEVKTEPCIRYRYNAITAAWSQDTVHIKVSGQPFGRGAMRECFRTKKLSNFSHSSNWKCACNYVTKRYMEPVDRDVYFEDVRLQMEAKLWGEEYNRHRPPKQVDIMQMCVIEMMERPGKPLYHLEHYIEGKYIKYNSNSGFVKDDNIRLTPQAFSHFSFERSAHQLIVVDIQGVGDLYTDPQIHTERGTDFGDGNLGVRGMALFFHSHLCNKICKSMGLTPFDLSTAEKSHLDCTNTLLKSAQTVLRGSEEQCGFTRFRTISGGRVPPLLSHLSETSSGDDSMSDISDSIPCSPLAFPGSPLGQHFSMGSMGRSPLGWSFINEMDEREKHNRSHSPEHKDSENGGDSGCPSERRSEGDPTDHADGARPHRYNRYYSESDEDSVRRLTDDKWSVYHSSRSHIHRPSCVAVEMERLDSLILERKIGKSILGKVHLAMVHYHEAGRFCDKEEQWDQDSAMYHLERAAMCGELAAIVALGQCYLQLPHHILSEMELEDNSGSRMKGFKFLLQAAEAGHRSCMILVARAFDTGINLSPDRSQDWKEAVRWYNCALNMTDYDEGGEFDGMQDEPCYQLLAREAEMYQEGGHSLDPDPQRAGDLFTEAADSAMEAMKGRLANQYYMKAEEAWGMMEEEE; via the exons ATGGAGGATGAACTGATATTCAGTATGGATGAGGTGGGCAGTGCCCAACGTAACCCACTGCAACAGAGGACCCCTGATCAACGGGCCCCGGCTCTTAGCAACGCTTACGATAGCGACGAGGACGACTATTACATCTGTCCAATCACAGACGACCCTGTCAGCCAGGCCGAAGACATCTGTGGCTATTTAAAGAATCTCGTCCACAGCAAGCAGCTGTCTAACTCCCCCCAAAACTCATTCTCCTACAAG AATGAAACGGAGAAAGAAACTCCACAACAGTCTGTCGGGTTTGGGGCGTTTTCTGACAATGCACGG GCGGTGTGGAAAAGAGCCATAGAGAAGGCTAAGGCCATGCCTGACCCATGGGCTGAGTTTCACCTGGAAGAAGTCAAGACAGAGCCATGCATACGATACAG GTACAATGCAATCACGGCGGCATGGTCTCAAGACACAGTGCACATCAAGGTTTCTGGCCAG CCTTTTGGACGCGGGGCCATGAGGGAATGCTTCAGAAC GAAGAAGCTGTCTAACTTCTCCCATAGTAGTAACTGGAAGTGTGCGTGTAACTATGTGACGAAACGCTACATGGAGCCTGTGGACAGGGATGTGTACTTTGAGGATGTCAGGCTGCAGATGGAGGCCAAACTCTGGGGAGAAGAGTACAACCGCCACAGGCCACCCAAACAG gtGGACATCATGCAGATGTGTGTGATTGAGATGATGGAGCGTCCAGGTAAACCTCTGTACCACCTGGAACACTACATAGAAGGGAAGTACATCAAATACAACTCCAACTCTGGCTTCGTCAAGGATGACAACATCAGGCTCACTCCACAG GCATTCAGTCACTTCTCGTTTGAACGTTCGGCCCACCAGCTGATCGTGGTGGACATCCAGGGGGTGGGGGACCTCTACACGGACCCTCAGATccacacagagagggggacagacttCGGAGACGGAAACCTGG gtgtGCGGGGCATGGCACTGTTCTTCCACTCCCACCTGTGTAATAAGATATGTAAGAGTATGGGGCTCACACCCTTTGACCTCTCCACTGCAGAGAAAAGCCATCTAGACTGCACCAACACACTGCTG AAGTCGGCCCAGACGGTACTGAGGGGTAGTGAGGAACAGTGTGGTTTCACTCGTTTTCGTACTATATCAGGGGGCCGTGTGCCCCCACTTCTCTCCCACCTGTCGGAGACCTCGTCTGGGGATGACTCTATGAGTGACATAAGTGACTCCATCCCCTGCTCGCCCCTCGCCTTCCCCGGCTCTCCACTAGGACAGCACTTCTCTATGGGCTCCATGGGCAGGTCTCCTCTGG GTTGGTCTTTCATAAATGAGATGGATGAACGGGAGAAACACAACCGCAGCCACAGCCCAGAACACAAG GACTCAGAGAATGGAGGAGACAGTGGTTGTCCaagtgagaggaggagtgaaggGGACCCAACCGACCATGCAGATGGG GCCCGCCCCCACCGCTACAACAGATACTACTCTGAGTCGGACGAGGACAGTGTGAGACGG ctGACAGATGATAAATGGAGTGTCTACCACTCGTCTCGTTCTCACATCCACCGGCCATCCTGTGTTGCTGTGGAGATGGAAAGACTTGACTCGCTGATCCTGGAGAGGAAGATTGGCAAGTCCATCCTGGGGAAG GTGCACCTGGCGATGGTGCATTACCACGAGGCTGGTCGGTTCTGTGACAAGGAGGAGCAGTGGGACCAGGACTCAGCCATGTACCACCTGGAGAGAGCCGCCATGTGTGGGGAACTAGCGGCTATCGTTGCCCTGGGACAGTGTTACCTACAGCTGCCACACCATATACTGTCAGAGATGGAGCTAGAG GACAACTCAGGGAGCCGTATGAAGGGCTTTAAGTTCCTTCTGCAGGCTGCTGAGGCAGGACACAGATCCTGCATGATCCTGGTGGCCAGGGCCTTCGACACCGGCATCAACCTCTCACCAGACAG GTCCCAGGACTGGAAGGAGGCGGTGAGATGGTACAACTGTGCCCTGAACATGACAGACTATGATGAGGGGGGCGAGTTTGACGGCATGCAGGACGAGCCTTGCTACCAGCTGCTGGCCAGAGAGGCTGAGATGTACCAGGAGGGGGGCCACAGCCTGGACCCAGACCCACAGAGAGCAG GTGATCTGTTCACAGAGGCAGCAGACTCAGCCATGGAGGCGATGAAGGGCCGACTGGCCAACCAGTACTATATGAAAGCAGAGGAGGCCTGGGGcatgatggaggaagaggagtag
- the eef2k gene encoding eukaryotic elongation factor 2 kinase isoform X4 has product MEDELIFSMDEVGSAQRNPLQQRTPDQRAPALSNAYDSDEDDYYICPITDDPVSQAEDICGYLKNLVHSKQLSNSPQNSFSYKAVWKRAIEKAKAMPDPWAEFHLEEVKTEPCIRYRYNAITAAWSQDTVHIKVSGQPFGRGAMRECFRTKKLSNFSHSSNWKCACNYVTKRYMEPVDRDVYFEDVRLQMEAKLWGEEYNRHRPPKQVDIMQMCVIEMMERPGKPLYHLEHYIEGKYIKYNSNSGFVKDDNIRLTPQAFSHFSFERSAHQLIVVDIQGVGDLYTDPQIHTERGTDFGDGNLGVRGMALFFHSHLCNKICKSMGLTPFDLSTAEKSHLDCTNTLLKSAQTVLRGSEEQCGFTRFRTISGGRVPPLLSHLSETSSGDDSMSDISDSIPCSPLAFPGSPLGQHFSMGSMGRSPLGWSFINEMDEREKHNRSHSPEHKDSENGGDSGCPSERRSEGDPTDHADGLTDDKWSVYHSSRSHIHRPSCVAVEMERLDSLILERKIGKSILGKVHLAMVHYHEAGRFCDKEEQWDQDSAMYHLERAAMCGELAAIVALGQCYLQLPHHILSEMELEDNSGSRMKGFKFLLQAAEAGHRSCMILVARAFDTGINLSPDRSQDWKEAVRWYNCALNMTDYDEGGEFDGMQDEPCYQLLAREAEMYQEGGHSLDPDPQRAGDLFTEAADSAMEAMKGRLANQYYMKAEEAWGMMEEEE; this is encoded by the exons ATGGAGGATGAACTGATATTCAGTATGGATGAGGTGGGCAGTGCCCAACGTAACCCACTGCAACAGAGGACCCCTGATCAACGGGCCCCGGCTCTTAGCAACGCTTACGATAGCGACGAGGACGACTATTACATCTGTCCAATCACAGACGACCCTGTCAGCCAGGCCGAAGACATCTGTGGCTATTTAAAGAATCTCGTCCACAGCAAGCAGCTGTCTAACTCCCCCCAAAACTCATTCTCCTACAAG GCGGTGTGGAAAAGAGCCATAGAGAAGGCTAAGGCCATGCCTGACCCATGGGCTGAGTTTCACCTGGAAGAAGTCAAGACAGAGCCATGCATACGATACAG GTACAATGCAATCACGGCGGCATGGTCTCAAGACACAGTGCACATCAAGGTTTCTGGCCAG CCTTTTGGACGCGGGGCCATGAGGGAATGCTTCAGAAC GAAGAAGCTGTCTAACTTCTCCCATAGTAGTAACTGGAAGTGTGCGTGTAACTATGTGACGAAACGCTACATGGAGCCTGTGGACAGGGATGTGTACTTTGAGGATGTCAGGCTGCAGATGGAGGCCAAACTCTGGGGAGAAGAGTACAACCGCCACAGGCCACCCAAACAG gtGGACATCATGCAGATGTGTGTGATTGAGATGATGGAGCGTCCAGGTAAACCTCTGTACCACCTGGAACACTACATAGAAGGGAAGTACATCAAATACAACTCCAACTCTGGCTTCGTCAAGGATGACAACATCAGGCTCACTCCACAG GCATTCAGTCACTTCTCGTTTGAACGTTCGGCCCACCAGCTGATCGTGGTGGACATCCAGGGGGTGGGGGACCTCTACACGGACCCTCAGATccacacagagagggggacagacttCGGAGACGGAAACCTGG gtgtGCGGGGCATGGCACTGTTCTTCCACTCCCACCTGTGTAATAAGATATGTAAGAGTATGGGGCTCACACCCTTTGACCTCTCCACTGCAGAGAAAAGCCATCTAGACTGCACCAACACACTGCTG AAGTCGGCCCAGACGGTACTGAGGGGTAGTGAGGAACAGTGTGGTTTCACTCGTTTTCGTACTATATCAGGGGGCCGTGTGCCCCCACTTCTCTCCCACCTGTCGGAGACCTCGTCTGGGGATGACTCTATGAGTGACATAAGTGACTCCATCCCCTGCTCGCCCCTCGCCTTCCCCGGCTCTCCACTAGGACAGCACTTCTCTATGGGCTCCATGGGCAGGTCTCCTCTGG GTTGGTCTTTCATAAATGAGATGGATGAACGGGAGAAACACAACCGCAGCCACAGCCCAGAACACAAG GACTCAGAGAATGGAGGAGACAGTGGTTGTCCaagtgagaggaggagtgaaggGGACCCAACCGACCATGCAGATGGG ctGACAGATGATAAATGGAGTGTCTACCACTCGTCTCGTTCTCACATCCACCGGCCATCCTGTGTTGCTGTGGAGATGGAAAGACTTGACTCGCTGATCCTGGAGAGGAAGATTGGCAAGTCCATCCTGGGGAAG GTGCACCTGGCGATGGTGCATTACCACGAGGCTGGTCGGTTCTGTGACAAGGAGGAGCAGTGGGACCAGGACTCAGCCATGTACCACCTGGAGAGAGCCGCCATGTGTGGGGAACTAGCGGCTATCGTTGCCCTGGGACAGTGTTACCTACAGCTGCCACACCATATACTGTCAGAGATGGAGCTAGAG GACAACTCAGGGAGCCGTATGAAGGGCTTTAAGTTCCTTCTGCAGGCTGCTGAGGCAGGACACAGATCCTGCATGATCCTGGTGGCCAGGGCCTTCGACACCGGCATCAACCTCTCACCAGACAG GTCCCAGGACTGGAAGGAGGCGGTGAGATGGTACAACTGTGCCCTGAACATGACAGACTATGATGAGGGGGGCGAGTTTGACGGCATGCAGGACGAGCCTTGCTACCAGCTGCTGGCCAGAGAGGCTGAGATGTACCAGGAGGGGGGCCACAGCCTGGACCCAGACCCACAGAGAGCAG GTGATCTGTTCACAGAGGCAGCAGACTCAGCCATGGAGGCGATGAAGGGCCGACTGGCCAACCAGTACTATATGAAAGCAGAGGAGGCCTGGGGcatgatggaggaagaggagtag
- the eef2k gene encoding eukaryotic elongation factor 2 kinase isoform X3: MEDELIFSMDEVGSAQRNPLQQRTPDQRAPALSNAYDSDEDDYYICPITDDPVSQAEDICGYLKNLVHSKQLSNSPQNSFSYKAVWKRAIEKAKAMPDPWAEFHLEEVKTEPCIRYRYNAITAAWSQDTVHIKVSGQPFGRGAMRECFRTKKLSNFSHSSNWKCACNYVTKRYMEPVDRDVYFEDVRLQMEAKLWGEEYNRHRPPKQVDIMQMCVIEMMERPGKPLYHLEHYIEGKYIKYNSNSGFVKDDNIRLTPQAFSHFSFERSAHQLIVVDIQGVGDLYTDPQIHTERGTDFGDGNLGVRGMALFFHSHLCNKICKSMGLTPFDLSTAEKSHLDCTNTLLKSAQTVLRGSEEQCGFTRFRTISGGRVPPLLSHLSETSSGDDSMSDISDSIPCSPLAFPGSPLGQHFSMGSMGRSPLGWSFINEMDEREKHNRSHSPEHKDSENGGDSGCPSERRSEGDPTDHADGARPHRYNRYYSESDEDSVRRLTDDKWSVYHSSRSHIHRPSCVAVEMERLDSLILERKIGKSILGKVHLAMVHYHEAGRFCDKEEQWDQDSAMYHLERAAMCGELAAIVALGQCYLQLPHHILSEMELEDNSGSRMKGFKFLLQAAEAGHRSCMILVARAFDTGINLSPDRSQDWKEAVRWYNCALNMTDYDEGGEFDGMQDEPCYQLLAREAEMYQEGGHSLDPDPQRAGDLFTEAADSAMEAMKGRLANQYYMKAEEAWGMMEEEE, from the exons ATGGAGGATGAACTGATATTCAGTATGGATGAGGTGGGCAGTGCCCAACGTAACCCACTGCAACAGAGGACCCCTGATCAACGGGCCCCGGCTCTTAGCAACGCTTACGATAGCGACGAGGACGACTATTACATCTGTCCAATCACAGACGACCCTGTCAGCCAGGCCGAAGACATCTGTGGCTATTTAAAGAATCTCGTCCACAGCAAGCAGCTGTCTAACTCCCCCCAAAACTCATTCTCCTACAAG GCGGTGTGGAAAAGAGCCATAGAGAAGGCTAAGGCCATGCCTGACCCATGGGCTGAGTTTCACCTGGAAGAAGTCAAGACAGAGCCATGCATACGATACAG GTACAATGCAATCACGGCGGCATGGTCTCAAGACACAGTGCACATCAAGGTTTCTGGCCAG CCTTTTGGACGCGGGGCCATGAGGGAATGCTTCAGAAC GAAGAAGCTGTCTAACTTCTCCCATAGTAGTAACTGGAAGTGTGCGTGTAACTATGTGACGAAACGCTACATGGAGCCTGTGGACAGGGATGTGTACTTTGAGGATGTCAGGCTGCAGATGGAGGCCAAACTCTGGGGAGAAGAGTACAACCGCCACAGGCCACCCAAACAG gtGGACATCATGCAGATGTGTGTGATTGAGATGATGGAGCGTCCAGGTAAACCTCTGTACCACCTGGAACACTACATAGAAGGGAAGTACATCAAATACAACTCCAACTCTGGCTTCGTCAAGGATGACAACATCAGGCTCACTCCACAG GCATTCAGTCACTTCTCGTTTGAACGTTCGGCCCACCAGCTGATCGTGGTGGACATCCAGGGGGTGGGGGACCTCTACACGGACCCTCAGATccacacagagagggggacagacttCGGAGACGGAAACCTGG gtgtGCGGGGCATGGCACTGTTCTTCCACTCCCACCTGTGTAATAAGATATGTAAGAGTATGGGGCTCACACCCTTTGACCTCTCCACTGCAGAGAAAAGCCATCTAGACTGCACCAACACACTGCTG AAGTCGGCCCAGACGGTACTGAGGGGTAGTGAGGAACAGTGTGGTTTCACTCGTTTTCGTACTATATCAGGGGGCCGTGTGCCCCCACTTCTCTCCCACCTGTCGGAGACCTCGTCTGGGGATGACTCTATGAGTGACATAAGTGACTCCATCCCCTGCTCGCCCCTCGCCTTCCCCGGCTCTCCACTAGGACAGCACTTCTCTATGGGCTCCATGGGCAGGTCTCCTCTGG GTTGGTCTTTCATAAATGAGATGGATGAACGGGAGAAACACAACCGCAGCCACAGCCCAGAACACAAG GACTCAGAGAATGGAGGAGACAGTGGTTGTCCaagtgagaggaggagtgaaggGGACCCAACCGACCATGCAGATGGG GCCCGCCCCCACCGCTACAACAGATACTACTCTGAGTCGGACGAGGACAGTGTGAGACGG ctGACAGATGATAAATGGAGTGTCTACCACTCGTCTCGTTCTCACATCCACCGGCCATCCTGTGTTGCTGTGGAGATGGAAAGACTTGACTCGCTGATCCTGGAGAGGAAGATTGGCAAGTCCATCCTGGGGAAG GTGCACCTGGCGATGGTGCATTACCACGAGGCTGGTCGGTTCTGTGACAAGGAGGAGCAGTGGGACCAGGACTCAGCCATGTACCACCTGGAGAGAGCCGCCATGTGTGGGGAACTAGCGGCTATCGTTGCCCTGGGACAGTGTTACCTACAGCTGCCACACCATATACTGTCAGAGATGGAGCTAGAG GACAACTCAGGGAGCCGTATGAAGGGCTTTAAGTTCCTTCTGCAGGCTGCTGAGGCAGGACACAGATCCTGCATGATCCTGGTGGCCAGGGCCTTCGACACCGGCATCAACCTCTCACCAGACAG GTCCCAGGACTGGAAGGAGGCGGTGAGATGGTACAACTGTGCCCTGAACATGACAGACTATGATGAGGGGGGCGAGTTTGACGGCATGCAGGACGAGCCTTGCTACCAGCTGCTGGCCAGAGAGGCTGAGATGTACCAGGAGGGGGGCCACAGCCTGGACCCAGACCCACAGAGAGCAG GTGATCTGTTCACAGAGGCAGCAGACTCAGCCATGGAGGCGATGAAGGGCCGACTGGCCAACCAGTACTATATGAAAGCAGAGGAGGCCTGGGGcatgatggaggaagaggagtag
- the eef2k gene encoding eukaryotic elongation factor 2 kinase isoform X2, whose product MEDELIFSMDEVGSAQRNPLQQRTPDQRAPALSNAYDSDEDDYYICPITDDPVSQAEDICGYLKNLVHSKQLSNSPQNSFSYKNETEKETPQQSVGFGAFSDNARAVWKRAIEKAKAMPDPWAEFHLEEVKTEPCIRYRYNAITAAWSQDTVHIKVSGQPFGRGAMRECFRTKKLSNFSHSSNWKCACNYVTKRYMEPVDRDVYFEDVRLQMEAKLWGEEYNRHRPPKQVDIMQMCVIEMMERPGKPLYHLEHYIEGKYIKYNSNSGFVKDDNIRLTPQAFSHFSFERSAHQLIVVDIQGVGDLYTDPQIHTERGTDFGDGNLGVRGMALFFHSHLCNKICKSMGLTPFDLSTAEKSHLDCTNTLLKSAQTVLRGSEEQCGFTRFRTISGGRVPPLLSHLSETSSGDDSMSDISDSIPCSPLAFPGSPLGQHFSMGSMGRSPLGWSFINEMDEREKHNRSHSPEHKDSENGGDSGCPSERRSEGDPTDHADGLTDDKWSVYHSSRSHIHRPSCVAVEMERLDSLILERKIGKSILGKVHLAMVHYHEAGRFCDKEEQWDQDSAMYHLERAAMCGELAAIVALGQCYLQLPHHILSEMELEDNSGSRMKGFKFLLQAAEAGHRSCMILVARAFDTGINLSPDRSQDWKEAVRWYNCALNMTDYDEGGEFDGMQDEPCYQLLAREAEMYQEGGHSLDPDPQRAGDLFTEAADSAMEAMKGRLANQYYMKAEEAWGMMEEEE is encoded by the exons ATGGAGGATGAACTGATATTCAGTATGGATGAGGTGGGCAGTGCCCAACGTAACCCACTGCAACAGAGGACCCCTGATCAACGGGCCCCGGCTCTTAGCAACGCTTACGATAGCGACGAGGACGACTATTACATCTGTCCAATCACAGACGACCCTGTCAGCCAGGCCGAAGACATCTGTGGCTATTTAAAGAATCTCGTCCACAGCAAGCAGCTGTCTAACTCCCCCCAAAACTCATTCTCCTACAAG AATGAAACGGAGAAAGAAACTCCACAACAGTCTGTCGGGTTTGGGGCGTTTTCTGACAATGCACGG GCGGTGTGGAAAAGAGCCATAGAGAAGGCTAAGGCCATGCCTGACCCATGGGCTGAGTTTCACCTGGAAGAAGTCAAGACAGAGCCATGCATACGATACAG GTACAATGCAATCACGGCGGCATGGTCTCAAGACACAGTGCACATCAAGGTTTCTGGCCAG CCTTTTGGACGCGGGGCCATGAGGGAATGCTTCAGAAC GAAGAAGCTGTCTAACTTCTCCCATAGTAGTAACTGGAAGTGTGCGTGTAACTATGTGACGAAACGCTACATGGAGCCTGTGGACAGGGATGTGTACTTTGAGGATGTCAGGCTGCAGATGGAGGCCAAACTCTGGGGAGAAGAGTACAACCGCCACAGGCCACCCAAACAG gtGGACATCATGCAGATGTGTGTGATTGAGATGATGGAGCGTCCAGGTAAACCTCTGTACCACCTGGAACACTACATAGAAGGGAAGTACATCAAATACAACTCCAACTCTGGCTTCGTCAAGGATGACAACATCAGGCTCACTCCACAG GCATTCAGTCACTTCTCGTTTGAACGTTCGGCCCACCAGCTGATCGTGGTGGACATCCAGGGGGTGGGGGACCTCTACACGGACCCTCAGATccacacagagagggggacagacttCGGAGACGGAAACCTGG gtgtGCGGGGCATGGCACTGTTCTTCCACTCCCACCTGTGTAATAAGATATGTAAGAGTATGGGGCTCACACCCTTTGACCTCTCCACTGCAGAGAAAAGCCATCTAGACTGCACCAACACACTGCTG AAGTCGGCCCAGACGGTACTGAGGGGTAGTGAGGAACAGTGTGGTTTCACTCGTTTTCGTACTATATCAGGGGGCCGTGTGCCCCCACTTCTCTCCCACCTGTCGGAGACCTCGTCTGGGGATGACTCTATGAGTGACATAAGTGACTCCATCCCCTGCTCGCCCCTCGCCTTCCCCGGCTCTCCACTAGGACAGCACTTCTCTATGGGCTCCATGGGCAGGTCTCCTCTGG GTTGGTCTTTCATAAATGAGATGGATGAACGGGAGAAACACAACCGCAGCCACAGCCCAGAACACAAG GACTCAGAGAATGGAGGAGACAGTGGTTGTCCaagtgagaggaggagtgaaggGGACCCAACCGACCATGCAGATGGG ctGACAGATGATAAATGGAGTGTCTACCACTCGTCTCGTTCTCACATCCACCGGCCATCCTGTGTTGCTGTGGAGATGGAAAGACTTGACTCGCTGATCCTGGAGAGGAAGATTGGCAAGTCCATCCTGGGGAAG GTGCACCTGGCGATGGTGCATTACCACGAGGCTGGTCGGTTCTGTGACAAGGAGGAGCAGTGGGACCAGGACTCAGCCATGTACCACCTGGAGAGAGCCGCCATGTGTGGGGAACTAGCGGCTATCGTTGCCCTGGGACAGTGTTACCTACAGCTGCCACACCATATACTGTCAGAGATGGAGCTAGAG GACAACTCAGGGAGCCGTATGAAGGGCTTTAAGTTCCTTCTGCAGGCTGCTGAGGCAGGACACAGATCCTGCATGATCCTGGTGGCCAGGGCCTTCGACACCGGCATCAACCTCTCACCAGACAG GTCCCAGGACTGGAAGGAGGCGGTGAGATGGTACAACTGTGCCCTGAACATGACAGACTATGATGAGGGGGGCGAGTTTGACGGCATGCAGGACGAGCCTTGCTACCAGCTGCTGGCCAGAGAGGCTGAGATGTACCAGGAGGGGGGCCACAGCCTGGACCCAGACCCACAGAGAGCAG GTGATCTGTTCACAGAGGCAGCAGACTCAGCCATGGAGGCGATGAAGGGCCGACTGGCCAACCAGTACTATATGAAAGCAGAGGAGGCCTGGGGcatgatggaggaagaggagtag